A section of the Castanea sativa cultivar Marrone di Chiusa Pesio chromosome 12, ASM4071231v1 genome encodes:
- the LOC142619168 gene encoding anthocyanidin 5,3-O-glucosyltransferase-like, with translation MVDAIVVYPSSGRGHLNSMVELGKLILKHHPSFSITILILSEPNTNTNSTAPNYVASSTTQYITTVNSTTPSITFHSLPPISEVPPSTASRVELGFLIPHLNNPNLHQTLKTISQISKLRAFIIDFFCDSAFEVASNLEIPTYYFFTSSPSSLASFLYCLALHKKVDNSLKDLHGNMLLDDIPGLPPIRVSDMPKNLFDRTNSKVYQYFLNTAIHMAKSNGLLVNTFDLLETKAIKAISGGLCVPDGPTPPIFCIGPLISNTHQDGEEHECLYWLNSQPSRSVVFLCFGSMGSFSEKQLKEIAVGLENSGQRFLWIVRNPPPDKDKDPNLDELLPKGFLERTKGKGFVGKQWAPQVAVLSHDSVGGFVTHCGWNSVLEAVWCGVPMVGWPLYAEQRLNRVVLVGETKLALGLNDSEDGFVSATELEKRVRELMDSEVGTEVRERVSSLRDEAVAAVKEGGSSHVALAKLAELWRQN, from the coding sequence ATGGTGGATGCCATAGTTGTATACCCTTCTTCAGGCAGAGGCCATCTAAACTCCATGGTAGAGCTTGGCAAGCTCATCCTCAAACATCACCCTTCTTTCTCTATCACAATCCTCATCTTAAGCGAACCAAACACAAATACCAACTCCACCGCACCCAATTATGTAGCAAGCTCTACCACCCAATACATCACCACCGTCAATTCCACCACCCCATCTATCACTTTTCACAGCCTCCCACCCATCTCTGAAGTCCCACCCAGTACTGCCTCCCGTGTAGAACTCGGCTTCTTAATCCCACACCTCAACAACCCAAATCTCCACCAAACCCTGAAAACTATTTCCCAAATCTCCAAACTCAGAGCCTTTATCATTGATTTCTTCTGTGATTCTGCTTTCGAAGTGGCCTCAAACCTTGAAATCCCTACTTATTATTTCTTCACCTCTAGCCCAAGTTCCCTAGCTTCGTTTCTATACTGCCTCGCTTTGCATAAAAAAGTGGACAACAGTTTGAAAGATCTCCATGGTAATATGCTTCTTGATGATATTCCTGGCTTACCTCCGATTCGGGTTTCGGATATGCCGAAAAATTTGTTCGATCGCACTAATTCTAAAGTGTACCAGTATTTTCTTAACACGGCTATCCACATGGCCAAATCAAATGGACTTCTCGTAAACACGTTTGACTTGCTCGAAACAAAAGCTATCAAGGCAATCTCTGGTGGACTATGTGTCCCAGATGGACCAACTCCGCCAATTTTCTGTATTGGGCCTTTGATATCAAACACCCATCAAGATGGAGAAGAGCACGAGTGTTTGTATTGGCTAAACTCACAACCGAGCCGAAGCGTTGTGTTTCTATGTTTCGGAAGCATGGGATCTTTTTCGGAGAAACAGTTGAAAGAAATAGCGGTGGGTTTAGAAAACAGCGGTCAAAGATTTTTGTGGATTGTGAGAAATCCACCGCCAGATAAGGATAAAGATCCAAACTTGGATGAATTATTGCCAAAGGGTTTCTTGGAAAGGACCAAAGGCAAAGGGTTCGTAGGGAAACAATGGGCTCCACAGGTGGCGGTACTGAGTCATGACTCAGTGGGTGGGTTTGTTACTCACTGTGGGTGGAACTCAGTGCTTGAAGCAGTGTGGTGTGGAGTGCCAATGGTTGGTTGGCCTTTGTACGCAGAGCAGAGGTTGAATAGGGTGGTTTTGGTGGGGGAAACGAAGTTAGCGTTGGGGTTAAACGATTCGGAAGATGGGTTTGTGAGTGCAACTGAATTGGAGAAGCGAGTGAGGGAGTTAATGGACTCAGAAGTGGGAACAGAGGTGAGAGAAAGAGTATCGAGTTTGAGAGATGAAGCTGTGGCTGCTGTGAAAGAGGGTGGCTCCTCTCATGTTGCATTGGCGAAGTTGGCTGAGTTGTGGAGGCAAAACTAG